In a genomic window of Nostoc sp. UHCC 0870:
- a CDS encoding acetate kinase, which translates to MKVLVLNAGSSSQKSCLYEIPDHAIPNEAPQPLWEGKVNWTQDRGVAEIEVKTATGEKLHESIYGDSRQAHVAYMLYTLSRGSTKVIGELSEINVVGHRVVHGGQSYRHSVIITEEVKQAIASLSNLAPAHNPAALEGIEAIKKSLSNVPQVAVFDTGFHATLPDSAAIYPGPYEWVEQGIRRYGFHGISHQYCSHRAAQILGRDLASLRIISCHLGNGSSLAAIENGRSIDTTMGFTPLDGLMMGSRCGSLDPGIIVHLMRQHDYSAERLDYVLNKASGLRGISGVSSDLREVMEAITQGNYRAQLAWDIFVHRLKANIGSMLASLGGLDVLIFTAGIGEKSAGIRQAAAEAFGFLGLKIDPQKNQSNPVDEDISTPDSTVRVLVIHTQEDWAIAQECWGLINS; encoded by the coding sequence ATGAAAGTACTAGTTTTGAATGCAGGCTCTAGCAGCCAAAAAAGTTGCCTGTATGAAATCCCTGATCATGCTATCCCCAATGAAGCACCCCAACCTCTATGGGAAGGGAAAGTTAACTGGACTCAAGACCGGGGTGTGGCAGAAATTGAAGTGAAAACTGCCACGGGTGAAAAGTTACATGAGTCTATCTATGGTGATTCTCGACAGGCACACGTTGCCTATATGCTGTATACCCTCAGTCGCGGTTCTACCAAGGTGATTGGTGAATTATCAGAAATCAATGTGGTGGGGCATCGGGTAGTACATGGTGGGCAAAGTTACCGCCACAGTGTGATAATTACAGAAGAAGTAAAACAGGCGATCGCGAGTTTATCAAACCTTGCCCCAGCCCATAACCCAGCCGCATTAGAAGGCATAGAAGCCATAAAAAAAAGCTTAAGCAATGTTCCCCAAGTAGCAGTATTTGATACTGGATTTCATGCCACCCTACCCGATTCCGCCGCCATCTATCCTGGCCCCTATGAGTGGGTAGAACAAGGTATCCGCCGCTATGGGTTTCATGGTATCAGTCACCAATACTGTTCTCATCGTGCAGCGCAAATCCTCGGTCGAGACTTAGCATCTCTGCGAATCATTAGCTGTCATCTTGGTAATGGGTCTTCTTTAGCCGCCATAGAAAATGGTCGCAGTATTGATACTACAATGGGTTTCACACCTTTAGATGGGTTGATGATGGGTAGCCGTTGCGGTTCATTAGATCCGGGGATTATCGTTCACCTCATGCGACAACATGATTACTCTGCCGAAAGACTAGATTATGTATTAAATAAAGCTTCAGGATTACGAGGAATTTCTGGTGTATCCAGCGATTTACGCGAAGTGATGGAAGCCATTACTCAAGGTAACTACCGCGCTCAACTCGCTTGGGATATCTTTGTGCATCGCTTAAAAGCTAATATTGGTTCAATGCTGGCGAGTCTTGGAGGTTTAGACGTATTGATATTCACCGCCGGTATTGGTGAGAAATCCGCCGGAATTCGTCAAGCTGCGGCTGAAGCCTTCGGGTTTTTAGGGTTAAAAATCGACCCCCAGAAAAATCAAAGCAACCCCGTAGATGAAGATATATCTACCCCTGATTCTACAGTACGGGTATTAGTAATTCATACTCAAGAAGATTGGGCGATCGCTCAAGAATGTTGGGGTTTAATTAATTCGTAA
- a CDS encoding DUF4327 family protein, whose translation MTQQVIHPMVKLQRNVQSLLESNIIKTNDSIWKIALLYGNDWQHWKQELLDFGFTMQDPIGDLLDVETWDEE comes from the coding sequence ATGACTCAGCAAGTAATTCACCCAATGGTGAAATTGCAGCGTAACGTGCAATCACTCCTTGAATCGAATATTATCAAGACAAATGATAGCATTTGGAAGATTGCGCTGCTTTATGGCAATGACTGGCAGCACTGGAAACAGGAACTGCTAGATTTCGGTTTCACCATGCAAGACCCCATCGGCGATTTACTTGATGTTGAAACGTGGGACGAGGAATAG
- a CDS encoding tetratricopeptide repeat protein has translation MASSGEDYLVVRKKQIERKKRILTAVSIVSLVGSTAFSAIPAIQRAIQSPAPVTTTTSAESSLQEQAKGYELVLQREPNNQVALEKLSLVRVQLKDFKGAIQPLEKLVNLHPDRQDYKVILEDMKKREKE, from the coding sequence ATGGCTAGTTCAGGCGAAGACTATTTAGTTGTCCGTAAAAAGCAGATTGAAAGGAAAAAAAGAATCTTAACGGCAGTTTCGATTGTTTCTTTAGTTGGTTCAACAGCGTTTTCAGCTATTCCAGCAATTCAACGGGCTATCCAGAGTCCTGCACCAGTAACTACAACTACATCTGCTGAGTCTTCTTTACAAGAACAAGCCAAGGGTTACGAATTAGTTTTACAGCGCGAACCAAATAACCAAGTCGCGTTGGAGAAGCTTTCTTTAGTGCGTGTGCAGTTGAAAGATTTTAAGGGTGCGATACAACCTTTAGAAAAGTTGGTGAATCTACATCCCGATAGGCAAGATTATAAGGTTATTTTGGAGGATATGAAGAAACGCGAAAAAGAGTAA
- a CDS encoding methyltransferase domain-containing protein encodes MSTKCKVCQSQSIFFAEAILLGKHKVNYFQCSNCGFVQTEEPYWLAEAYSDAIAKTDVGLVFRNHHLSQKASQIIFQLFDHNAKFLDYGGGYGLFVRQMRDYGFNFYWFDKFCNNLFAQGFEIDKNENNNYELVTAFEVFEHFVDPVQEIEHILQFSRNILFSTEILPENNPKPNEWWYYATHEGQHISLYTFASLSIIADRYNLNFYSNGTSLHLLTEKKLLPDMFHNVCHSQPQSLKKESLLANDYSQAVKSLINNYYPNFAECSTKESDLTESATKNITILIDGVFFQLYQTGIARVWKSLLEEWASNGFAKQIIVLDRVGTAPKIAGIRYLNIPSYDYHDIDTDRAMLQQVCEQEGADLFISSYYTTPLTTPSVFMAYDMIPEVMGWDMNNPMWQAKHQAIKQAQAYIAISENTAHDLAKFFSHIPQESVTVAYCGVKYPLLPASSSKVNSFKTKYGITKPYFLLVGTGSGYKNGILFFQAFSQLASGSGFDIVCTGIGTALTSEFRAYTSGSVVHTLQLSDEDLAIAYSGAVALVYPSKYEGFGMPIIEAMACGCPVITCPNASIPEVAGDAAIYVNNDVDGLVNALCEVQKPGVRQLLITAGLAQIQKFSWSKMAEIVSSALIDATLLSLNLKEINLIVFPDWSESEDLISLELAQVIKTIATHSESSKTTLLIDTTNILAEDAELFLSSITMSLLMEEDLDITNELEITLVINLADIQWKALLPRLHGRIILEQENQQALIQAKAETLTSYELESFRQVRDEEFFFA; translated from the coding sequence ATGTCAACAAAATGTAAAGTCTGTCAATCTCAATCTATTTTTTTTGCTGAAGCAATTTTATTAGGTAAACATAAAGTTAATTATTTCCAATGCTCTAATTGTGGTTTTGTTCAAACAGAAGAGCCTTACTGGTTAGCAGAAGCCTATTCTGATGCTATAGCTAAAACTGATGTTGGTTTAGTATTCCGTAATCATCATCTTTCACAAAAAGCATCCCAAATAATTTTTCAACTTTTTGATCATAATGCAAAATTTTTGGACTATGGTGGTGGTTATGGTCTGTTTGTTAGACAGATGAGAGACTATGGTTTTAACTTTTATTGGTTTGACAAATTTTGTAATAATCTATTTGCCCAAGGATTTGAAATAGATAAAAATGAAAACAATAATTATGAATTAGTGACTGCATTTGAAGTTTTTGAGCATTTTGTTGATCCTGTTCAAGAAATAGAACATATTCTCCAATTTTCGAGAAACATTTTATTTAGCACAGAAATTTTACCAGAAAATAATCCTAAACCTAATGAATGGTGGTATTATGCAACTCATGAGGGACAGCATATATCACTGTATACATTTGCTTCTTTATCAATAATTGCGGACAGATATAATTTAAATTTTTACTCTAATGGAACATCTTTGCATCTATTGACAGAAAAGAAACTACTACCTGATATGTTTCATAATGTATGTCACAGTCAACCTCAGAGTTTAAAAAAAGAATCTTTACTGGCAAATGACTATTCACAAGCTGTTAAATCATTAATTAATAACTATTATCCTAATTTTGCAGAATGTTCAACTAAGGAAAGTGATTTAACTGAATCTGCTACTAAAAACATAACCATTTTAATAGATGGGGTGTTTTTTCAACTATATCAAACTGGTATTGCTCGTGTTTGGAAATCTTTATTAGAAGAATGGGCAAGTAACGGTTTTGCAAAGCAAATTATTGTACTTGATCGTGTGGGTACAGCACCTAAAATTGCTGGTATTAGATACTTAAATATACCCAGTTACGATTATCATGATATTGATACAGATCGAGCAATGTTACAGCAAGTATGTGAACAAGAAGGAGCAGATTTATTTATTTCTTCTTACTACACTACACCACTTACAACACCTTCTGTATTTATGGCTTATGACATGATACCAGAAGTCATGGGGTGGGATATGAATAATCCCATGTGGCAAGCTAAACATCAAGCTATCAAACAAGCACAGGCGTACATAGCAATCTCTGAGAATACCGCCCACGATTTAGCAAAATTCTTTTCTCATATTCCTCAAGAATCTGTAACTGTAGCCTATTGTGGAGTTAAGTATCCACTGTTACCAGCATCATCCTCAAAAGTTAATAGTTTTAAAACTAAATACGGTATTACAAAACCTTATTTTCTCTTGGTTGGGACAGGTAGTGGTTATAAAAACGGTATTTTGTTCTTCCAGGCATTTTCACAATTAGCGAGTGGTTCTGGATTTGATATAGTTTGTACAGGAATTGGTACTGCATTAACCTCTGAATTTCGAGCTTATACATCTGGTAGTGTTGTTCATACCTTGCAACTCAGCGATGAAGATTTAGCAATCGCTTACTCTGGTGCTGTGGCTTTAGTTTATCCTTCTAAATATGAAGGTTTTGGAATGCCGATAATTGAAGCAATGGCTTGTGGCTGTCCTGTAATTACTTGTCCTAATGCTTCAATTCCAGAGGTAGCAGGTGACGCAGCAATATATGTAAATAATGATGTAGACGGGCTAGTAAATGCACTATGTGAAGTACAAAAACCGGGAGTTCGTCAATTATTAATTACTGCGGGTTTGGCTCAAATACAAAAATTTTCTTGGTCAAAAATGGCAGAAATTGTCAGTTCTGCTTTAATTGATGCGACGCTTCTATCTTTAAATCTGAAAGAGATTAATTTAATTGTTTTCCCTGATTGGTCAGAATCAGAAGATTTAATCAGTTTGGAGTTGGCACAAGTAATTAAGACAATAGCAACTCATTCTGAAAGTAGCAAGACAACTTTACTGATTGATACTACTAATATTTTAGCTGAAGACGCTGAGTTGTTCTTATCTAGCATCACAATGAGTCTTCTAATGGAGGAAGATTTAGATATTACCAATGAATTAGAAATTACATTAGTGATAAATTTAGCTGATATTCAATGGAAAGCTTTACTACCTCGTCTTCATGGACGAATTATTTTAGAACAGGAAAATCAACAAGCACTAATACAAGCCAAAGCGGAAACTCTCACATCTTATGAACTAGAAAGCTTTCGCCAAGTACGAGATGAAGAGTTTTTTTTTGCTTAA
- a CDS encoding O-linked N-acetylglucosamine transferase, SPINDLY family protein: MLDEYFQTLQQGIELYPTDGRFHFTLIIDLRRNRRIQEAINSAEKACQCLPNDYTFKILKYLTVPSIYNNQEEIPFYRQRFIQGLQDLINQTSLNTLEEKQSALAGISRLTNFYLSYQAQNDIDLQRQYGKLVHEIMAANFPQWVVPLSVPKLQHNQKIRVGYVSHYLHSYSGTLWLTGWLKYCDRYNFEIYCYYTGNEPDAVTDNFREYSDLFHHIPYNLPGVCEQIIADNLQILVYPEIGMNPQTMLMGALRLAPVQCVAWGHPVTTGLSTIDYFLSSELMEAENAQEHYSEKLIRLPNIGVSYPKPYIPQVVKSRADFALSDDDILYLCCQAPFKYLPQYDFIFAEIACRVPQAKFIFLRGTLLQERLQRAFDALGLKFEDYCVFLSIPERLDYLMINLLSDVYLDTFTWSGGNTTLEAIACNLPIVTCPGEFMRGRHSDSFLKMLGVTDTIAQNEAEYIDIAVKLGQNPAWRRKISEKMGQRHDKLFDDKVCVAGLEAFYKEVVEKAYIHSNEENKKK; the protein is encoded by the coding sequence TTGCTAGATGAGTATTTTCAGACTCTACAGCAAGGAATTGAACTTTACCCTACCGATGGTAGATTTCATTTTACCTTGATTATTGACTTGCGGCGTAATCGGCGTATTCAAGAGGCTATAAACAGTGCTGAAAAAGCTTGCCAATGTTTACCTAATGATTATACATTTAAAATTCTTAAATATCTGACAGTTCCAAGTATTTACAATAATCAAGAAGAAATACCATTTTATCGCCAGCGTTTTATTCAAGGACTCCAAGATTTAATTAATCAAACATCTCTCAATACTCTTGAAGAAAAGCAGAGTGCTTTAGCTGGTATCAGTCGGCTAACTAATTTTTATTTATCATATCAGGCACAAAATGATATAGATTTGCAACGCCAATATGGGAAGTTAGTACATGAAATTATGGCGGCTAACTTTCCTCAATGGGTTGTCCCTTTATCTGTGCCTAAACTACAACATAATCAAAAAATTCGGGTTGGTTATGTTTCTCATTATCTGCATTCTTATAGTGGTACACTATGGTTAACTGGCTGGTTAAAATACTGCGATCGCTACAATTTTGAAATTTACTGTTATTACACAGGTAATGAACCAGATGCAGTGACCGATAATTTTAGAGAATATAGTGATTTGTTCCACCATATCCCTTACAATTTGCCGGGGGTTTGTGAACAAATTATTGCGGATAATTTACAAATTTTAGTGTATCCAGAAATTGGTATGAATCCCCAAACTATGCTTATGGGTGCTTTGCGACTTGCACCAGTACAATGTGTTGCTTGGGGACATCCAGTAACAACTGGGTTATCTACTATTGATTACTTTTTATCTAGCGAGTTAATGGAAGCAGAAAATGCTCAAGAACATTACTCAGAAAAATTAATTCGCTTACCTAATATTGGTGTTTCTTACCCTAAACCTTATATTCCACAAGTGGTTAAAAGTCGTGCTGATTTTGCCTTGTCAGATGATGATATTCTCTATTTATGCTGTCAAGCACCGTTTAAATATTTACCACAATATGATTTTATTTTTGCGGAAATAGCGTGTCGTGTACCGCAAGCTAAGTTTATATTTTTGCGTGGTACGTTACTTCAAGAACGTCTACAACGAGCTTTTGATGCTTTGGGGCTAAAATTTGAAGATTATTGTGTATTTCTTAGTATTCCTGAAAGATTAGACTATTTGATGATTAACTTACTTTCAGATGTTTACTTAGATACATTTACTTGGTCTGGTGGTAATACTACCTTAGAAGCGATCGCTTGTAATCTTCCTATTGTTACTTGTCCTGGGGAATTTATGCGGGGTCGTCACTCTGATAGTTTTTTGAAAATGTTGGGAGTGACAGATACTATTGCTCAAAATGAAGCGGAATATATTGATATTGCTGTTAAATTAGGGCAGAATCCTGCTTGGCGACGGAAGATTTCAGAAAAAATGGGTCAACGTCATGACAAATTATTTGATGATAAAGTTTGTGTCGCAGGTTTGGAAGCATTTTATAAAGAGGTTGTTGAAAAAGCCTACATTCACTCAAACGAAGAAAACAAGAAAAAATAA